Within Thermoprotei archaeon, the genomic segment TTCATCTTTATGGATTGAGTGTAAACAGATCCGATATAAGTTATGCTCAAAATATTAATTGGATTTCTGGACCAAACAATCACTGGGTTACAACAGGATTCTATAAATTAATGCCGAATACAGTGATTCAAAAAATGAACATCTATGTGATGTTATTTAACCAACCGTTAATTTTTTATTTAATGCCAGATAAATCCCATTTACCAGATAATGAGACACTACAAGTTACTGTTAATGTTACTAATCCAAATCAAACAGTAATCAACAATGTAGCTGTCAATTTAATTATTCCTAGGGGTTTTATTGAATCACCGTCAATAACTGTTCACGTAGGGAACATGCAACCAAACTCAACAATATCTAAGAAAGTACTACTTCATTATGTACATTCAGAAGAAAGCATTCTGCGTATTAGGTCTATGTACAGTTATCATGATGGTGCTACCATAGTTCAGGGTTATGCTAACGATATGATAATATCGACAGAATTTGTGCGTTTTCCATCAATTGTATATTATGTGAGACCATTGACTACTACACCTCAGATAGATGGTAGTACTGCTGTCACGTATGAGGTAAATATACATAATATGGGAGATGGTGATGCAAAAGATGTAACACTTCATATGAGCACTTATTACATCAATCTAGGAGAGATAAACAAGAATGAATCAATTACTTATAAAATGAAGTATGATCCTAAAAATGTAACATTTTCACAGATAATACCATCTCACTCTGATGCGACACCACCAATATACATTACCTTTATTTACAATAATCTTTCATTCACGTTACTTAGTAATACAACTTTACCATCATTAGTAAGAGTATTTTCTAATTATCAAATATTTATAGGAACTCTTACGCCTCAATCAATCTTGTTCACGTCAACATATACAACGACATGGAATATTACTAACATGGGTGGCCTAAGAACTACTCCAATAATACTAAATAAAGCATGGTTAACTGAAATAGGACTCATTCATAATAAACCAGACAGTTTTAGTGAAATACCCGAATATCTAGTAGTAAACACGAGTGTTCCTTTTAATTATTCCATAACGATATCATTATCATTAACTGCTACACATAATGATACATTTATTTTACCTCCACTTCTTCAAAATATCTCTGGATTACCACCAATAATGATGGAACCAGCTATTTTTACTAATGCTATATACATCAGTAAGAATGTGAGTAAAACATCACTAAACATTGGCGATACACTGGATGTTCTGATAAAAGTTCAGAACTTAGGTAATAAACCAATATTTTCTATAACAATAAATGATACAATACCTCAAGGTTGGGAGTTAATAGGAGGAATACCAAAAAGTAATATAACAAAAATTGATCCTAATAGCACGTATATATTAAAATACTCAATAAGGGCATTAGATCCACAATCTCAAACATTACCTTCTCTTGAGGTTCGGTTCTCAATTAATAATTTTAACTTGAAATATTTATCAAAACAAACTATGATGTACGTTAGATTATTAGTAAATCTAAACATTGTTGCATGGAACGATGAACCTCTCAAAAGTGGATTTTTAATAATTAAAGACTCCATTAATAAAAATAATACTGAAATGCCTATTAGTAATGGAAAAGTTGTTTGGAATGGATATGTGGGTTATTTTAATGTTCAAGTGATTTATAGGAATATCACTGTTTATAACAAATCAATAAGCATAACTAATAGTAACTCTACTCTTACACTCAAAACTTCGGTATATCCGTTCATAATACGAACGGTTGATCTTTTGGATAATCCAATAAACTCCGAAATTTATATTTATTCGAATAAAACATTACTTGGAAAGAATAACAATGTGATTAGCATACTTTTGCCTTCAGGTTCTTATAACATTCTTGTTAAATCTAACGGAAAAATATTTTCAATGCCTCTTGATGTAGTGGGACCTGCTGGTGAAACGGTTAGCATTAGGTTTAATGTAATACAAGTTGGTAGTTTAAGCATTAAGGTACCGATCTTGATGCTGATAATTACTATATTATTCATAGCAGTTATAGTTTACGCATTAAGAGACATTACTTAATTATTAACAATGATTTTATTGGGTATGGATATTCGTTTCTTAAATTTTCTAATGCATTACCTATTGAGACTAGGGAATATATTCCTGCAATCTCTGCTCTGACCTCTCTGCAGATACTAACCAATGCTTTTATAGTGGAACCAGATCGTATTATATCATCCACTATTAAGACTTTATCACCTCGTCTTATAAGATTTTTTGGAACATAGATGTATGTATAAACACCAGAAACATAGGTTTGTTTAGCCTCAATAAAATTATCAATACCTAGTTCTTTTTTATTTTTTGCAACAATAACTGGAACACCTAGTTCATTACCAACGAGTGTTGCTAATGGTATACCATCGGTCTCTTTTGTGAGAACTTTGGTTACTCCAGTGTCGCTGAATTCGTCAGATATTAGTTTTGCAATGTATGAGAGAAGACGAGTATCAGATAAGAGAGGAGTGATCTGTATAATATTTTCTCTTTTAATAATTTTGCTCTCAGCTGCTTGTCTTAAATAAATGGATTTAAAAAGTTGAATAAACATTTTTGCTCGTTCTAGGCTAGGAAGAACATAACCATTAACATATCTACTTAAAACAGGCGGGGGTAATCCAGTTTCACGTGAAAGTTCATTATATTGATACATTGACTTAAGTAACCTAAGAATCTCAATGCTATACATTCTTGTTTTAATTTCTATCAATTTATCCATTTCAATCTCATATCAATCATAGCGTATCTAGATAATTAACTTTACTCTGAAAATTGATATACAACATGGTTTAAAATAAAATAAATAACAAAAAATTGATCATTAATTTTCTTTAGAAAAGTAAGACATAAATAATATTGATTTTTACATATGCTGTGGTGTATCTTTATGGAGTACAAAAAATTTCAAAAAATTAATGAAAAAATTTCTGCAATAGGTCTTGGCACATGGCAATATAGTGAAACGTGGGGAATGCTTGATTACAATACTGCTAAATCAATAATAGCTAGCGCAATAGAAAATGGTGTAAATTTAATTGATACAGCTGCAGTGTATGGAAAAGGTAAGAGTGAGGAATTTATCGGCAAGGCTCTTAAAGAATTAAACACACGAGATGATGTGTTCATCGCTACAAAAATTCCTGGCGATTTTCTTAATAAGGACGATGTGTTCAGGGCCGTTGATAAATGTTTATCTAGATTACAAGTTGATACAATAGATCTAATGCAGGTTCACTGGCCTCCTCTTTGGCATAATTTTCCAACATGTGGATACATGAAAGCATTAGAGAGGCTCATTGAGCTTGGAAAAATCAGATATATAGGTTTAAGTGATTTTCCTGTTGAACTTATAGAAGCAGCTAGAAACTGTTTATCAAGGCATGATGTAGCAAGTATTCAAGTACGTTATAATGCGATAGAACGCGCTGCTGAGATCAATCATATTCCTTATGCAGAAAGGAATGGAATGATGCTATTAGCATGGAGCCCATTAGCAAAGGGTGCTCTTACAGGAAAGTATACCATTAATGATATATCTAAATTAAATGATCTGAGAAGCTCAGATCCTATCTTCTCTCATGAGAATTTTAAGGAAGTTGAGAAACTTATTAGTTTACTAAAGAAAATTGGAGAAAAGTATAACAAAACTCCCTCTCAAGTAGCATTAAATTGGTTAATAATTGCAAGCACCGCTGTAGTTCCTATACCAGGTGCTAAAAGTGTACAACAACTTATAGAAAACATCGGATCGTCAGGATGGCACCTAAGTTATAACGAGTGGCGTGAAATAGATGAAGTTAGCAAAAATCTGAGAATTACTTACGTTACTTGGTAGTTATTCCACATTTTTTGGCAATCCTGTTATTAATACTCTCCCAGATGAGGTAATGAGATTCTTGCTCCTAATGATGACTTATAACTAAGTAGCTCACCGATGGTTATTCTGCCTATTCACACTTATTTAAACCATGAGTTTCTGCCAGATTTTTATTTCAATAAAATAGAAATATCTTATCTATGACTGAAGTTGGGAGATTCTTGTTCGAACATTTTTTGTTCATTGTTGTCAAGTTCAAGTTGTGCTAAACCAGCCCCTGAATGAAGCATATAGTCCATAGTTCGCTTGTCCGAACCTCCTCTCTAATTTCAGCTTACCTTATTCAGATTTTTGAATATCTTTTATAGCAATAGAAATAATTTTGAAAACAAAACCAGGTAAAACATTACTTGCTACAATAGTTATAGATTCAATATTCGTTAAAGGGTGAGGTTTTCAATTATAGTGAATGTCAGTAGAGATTGGCTAAAAAGTTTTCTTGATTTAAAAATGAAGTTTGTTATCAGTATTAAAATGGTAACATATCGTGAACTCCACCTTCTCTAATTCCTGCATCAGTGATTTTTATGAACATGGCATTATTTTGCAGCTCTTTTATATTCTTTGCACCTAAGTAGCTCATGCCAGATCTTAATCCACCAACTAGTTGTTTAAGTACCTCTGAGACTGTCCCCCTGTATTCCACTAAACCTTCGACACCCTCTGATACATAGGCCTCCACCTCTTCTTCTTCAAATATGCCCTCTCTTTCTAGTTTTGATAGGTATGCACCGTGTGATGCCATACCTCTAAATATTTTGTACTTCCTATTTTCACGTATTATTGTAACACCTGGACTCTCTTCAGTACCAGCCAAAAGATTTCCTATCATAACTGTTGATGCTCCTGCTGCTAATGCTTTTACAATGTCACCAGGCTTTCTTATGCCTCCATCTGATATTATGGGAACATCGTATTTAGATGCAACTTGAGCACATTCCATTATTGCACTTATTTGCGGTACTCCAACACCTGCAACTAATCTTGTTATACACGCACTTCCTGATCCTATCCCTACACGTATAGCATCAGCCTCGGCACTCACCAGAAGTTCAGCACCTTCAGCAGTAGCAACATTACCTGCTACAACATCTATGTCAAAGTTACTCTTTATTTTTTTGATTGCTTCAGTCACACTTTGCGTATAACCGTTTGCAACGTCTATTATGATGAAGTCTACCTCTGCATCAAGAAGTCTTTTTGTACGTTCTAAATAATCTTTTAAGCCAACAGCAGCTCCAACCATAAGACGACCTTTTTTATCTTTTGAAGCATAAGGAAACTTTTCCATACTAACTATATCACGCATAGTAATTAAACCTCTAAGTATATTTTTCTCGTCAACTAACGGTAACTTTTCTATCTTGTGACTTTTTAATATTTCCTTTGCCTCATCAATTGTAACATCAGGTCTTGCAGTCACAAGATGTTTCCTCGGTGTCATTACTTCAGATACTTTTTTAGAACTTTTCTCGAAGATTATATCCCTCGACGTAATAATACCGAGAAGATGATTACTTTCATCGACGACTAATAAACCACTAACCTTATACTTTTCCATCATTTTGCGTACGTCATCAATTGTATTGTCTGGACTTATAACGTAAGGTTTTTCTATTATTATTCCCTCAGATCTCTTCACCTTCAGAACTTCACGAACTTGATCTTCAATAGGCATGAATCTATGAATAACACCTATAGCTCCTTCTCTAGCCATTGCTATCGCTAAACGTGATTCTGTTACAGTGTCCATAGGACTGCTCACGATAGGTACATTAATTTTAATTCGCTTTGTAAGCCTTGAACTAATATCAACTTCACGTCGTGAACGTATCAATGATGATCTCGGTAATAATAATACATCGTCAAAAGTAAGCCCCTCACCTCTGATTACAACCACTTGCTATCACCAATATATAAATCCGCAGTCATAAATAAAAGTTACTACTCATTGCTGAATTATAACATAAAGTAAATTTCCATGCAGCCCTAATTTAATAGTTAAGAAATTTTTTAATATATAATATTAATATTTATTGTTAAAATTTATTTTATTATGATACTTTAATTGTATGTCATAGATCAAAGATTAAATTTTTTAAGAGGTGAAATATAGTATATCATGGTGATTAAAGTGACGCTTAAGAGAAGTGAAATAGAACTTAGACTTGCTAAACTAGAAAATTGGAAACTGAGGGGTAGAAGAATAGTACGAACTGTTAGGTTTAAAACGTTTTTAGATGCTATTAATTTCATAAATAGAGTAGCAATAATAGCAGAGCATAAAAACCACCATCCTGATTTGAGAATTTCCTACAATCGTGTGACTGTTTCATTGATTACTCATGATGTAAAAGGAATCACAGACCTTGATTTTCAGTTAGCAGAAATAATCAACAAAATAATAGACAATTTCAAAGGTAAGGTTTAAAAAACTGTTTTAGTTCAGGAATATTTTTTACATAATAATCGGCACCTGGTATACTTTGATTCACTGAAACTGTATAGCAACCAAGCATTTTTCCAGCCTCAACATCCCATTGCGTGTCACCAACAAAAATTGTTTTTTTAGCATCGGCATTTAATTCTCTAAGAGCTAGAGAAAGTTGATTAATTCTACGTAAATCATGCTCCCTAGTTATTATAACAGAGAAAAACTTCAGGACACCAAGCTTATATAACGCTAAAGTTGCCGGTTCCATCGCTTGCAACGTAACCAATCCAATTCTCACTCCGTTTAACTTTAACCATTTAAAAAAATCAATCAACACTTCATCGCGCATTACATCACTAGATGCACGCAATTCAACATTTTTTATGTAATCAAAAGCTTTTTTAATCAATTCATGATTGCCCTTAGCTGCAATAGGTATACTGGTAGCCAACGGTTTTAAAGGATGATCCGTATTTAATAATTTTCTTACAACACTCCTTAATGCCTCCCAATTTATATTAAGCTTCACTAAAGTCCCATCAAGATCAGTGACGAAATATTCAAACCTCACGACAATCTGTTACTCAATAGTCATAAAACCTTATAAAACTGTGTCCGTTGTGGGATTCATGGACTTTCGTCCCTTCCCCCTCAACCTCATTAGGGGCTTTCTGGGCAACGGGGCTTCCCTCATCCTGTGCTCCACCTCACCACATGTTGGGCATATGCCCATTCGGTGCTCCGCTCATCAAATACGGAATACACTAAACGTCTATAAAAATCTATCTATTCAGAGACTGCTGTACAACCCTAATACATAACTAAAATAACTCACTCCTTAATCTGACCTCCTCCCCGCCCTAAAGAGGCGAGGCTTTCAGGTTGTTGTAATTGCAGTATTGTGCTTTATATTCTTATTCCGAGGATCTCTAGTATGAATTTTAGTGAGACGTAGAGGAAGACTGCTCCAAAGATTGTTTTGATGAACCATGCTGGGACTTTTGGCACTAGTCGTGCACCTATCTGGGCTCCTATAGCTGTTCCAGTTCCAAGAGATAGTGCTGCAACTATATCTGTTACTCCTTGATATATCTTAAAGCTTCCAGAGATAACTGCCATGCTTATGAATGAAGTTAAAGATGTGCCCACCGCTATCTTTACAGGAGAACCTAGAAGATATATAAATGATGGGACTAGAGCGTATCCTCCTCCGAGACCTATTACCCCTGTTAACACGCCTATGAAGAAGCCAAGTAAAGATTTTGCTAGAGTTGTTCCAGGAATTATATTACCCACTTTCTCAGTAGTCTTTCTACGGAAAACGCCTTCATAGATCATTCTTATCGAGACATAAAGGAATGCTAAACCCAATATCAATTTCAGGAGCGGTAGTTGAGTGATGAGGTATTGGAAGATTACTGAGCCTACGATTGCTCCTATACCGCCTGAAACTGCTACTACTAGGGCTGTTTTATAATCAACATTCTTTATCTTAATGTGAGCTATGGATCCAGAGGAGGCTGTAATTATGACTGCTACAATCGTTGTCCCTATAGCGACTGGTAAACTATAGTTGTAAAGAAAGTAGAGTGCTGGAAGCATTATTACGCAACCACCCGTTCCTAGAAAACCACCGATAACACCAGCAACTAAACCAAAAAATATTAACGAAACTATGATTACGATATCCATGAGTATTTATCTTAGTACGAATTATTTAAATCTTACTTTTCACATCAAATATGAATCCAAATCTTGTTGCTGGAAGTTGATTAACGTTAATGGAGGTTTGGTAGGGTTTTCTGAAACTATACCTAATGTGTTCTCAACTAAATTTATTGCTCAGAGACTAAAGCATTGTATATGCTTATTTAGAAAACTACTAATGGATAAGTGTGTGTATCCGTCTACCAATGGTTAGACCATTCTCTATGTATTCTTCTAGATGTTCTCCTTGTTTGTAAGTACTTCATCTTGAATAAATTAATTTTTTATGTAAAGTTTTACTCTAGATTCTTTGCGATGACTTCTCTCCAAGATTTGTATAGAATTGGCTATGACTTGGATTCTCTAATCAGGGGAATAGTAGCTTCTAGTAGAGGGATGATTAAGACTGTGATAGTGGTTTCTAGAGACTTATATGTACTGACGTTAGAAGTAGGATGTAACATATCTTTAGATGACCTCACGTCTGCAAGTGCAGTTATTATAAGTGCTTTTTCGAATATTCTTAGAGAAGCGGGTTTGAGTAGTTCTGAGAAGATTAGAATCCAGCTAGACGATAAGAGATATCTAATCATACAATCCCACATAGATTACTTCCTAATCTGTATAGCTAAATCTAATGTAAGACTAGGGTTCATAGATCTAGTTCTAGAGGGTACTGTCAACCAGGTAATACGCATCCCTCTATCTTGGTTTCTATGAGTATGTTGTGTATTAGGGCTATGGCTGCTGCTATCTCTTCTAATCTCTTAACGATCTTAGAGTTTTATGTTGTTGTAGAATCTCCTAGTCCTATTAAGCTATCTAAACCATCTCTCAATCTTGTTTCTATTCCCGAACGTCTCATGGAGGTATTCTATTCCAAGCCTCTTTAAAGCTCCAGGGAAATTGAAATCTGGAAAAGAGTTCCAAAAGGCGAAAGAACAGGTTAAAGAGTACATAAAAGCGGAATGGATTAGCCCGGAGTACTATGGAAGATATTTCGGTGTCATAATTGATGGATTCCAGATTGCTTTTATCAGATTTAGGAAGAAAGAGTGGGAAGAAACTGCTGCTTTAGAAGTTAATGCCCAAACAATTTTAAGATTGCTGGAAGCGATAAGAGGTTTAAAGCGAAAACCTATAGAGGCTAAACTCCTGCTTGAGGACTTTGGACCTGAAAGTAACATAACTAAAAGCTCTATTTTAACTTTATATAAAACCCTAATCAAGTCAAAGTCGCCCAGAACCAGCATGCTTTTTGAGGATTGGAGGAGGGTTTTCTTGCAAGTTTGTGCTTATTCGAAGGAGAAATTGGAAGGACTGATAGATTATTACAGTGTGAGGGGAGATGGGAGAATTGATGTTGAAAAATTGATGTTTGCCATACATACTTATTACACCATCTTAATGAAACTTTTAACATCTGAAGTTGTAACTCTTTTTGCGGATAGCTTAGTTGGTTCTTACCTAAAACGGCTTGAAGAAGCTTACTTAAGAAATAAGTCAGATATGTTGATAGAACTAAAAGAGCTTGAAGAAGGGGAAATCTTCGCCCAGTTAGGAATAAAGAA encodes:
- a CDS encoding phosphoribosyltransferase family protein; its protein translation is MDKLIEIKTRMYSIEILRLLKSMYQYNELSRETGLPPPVLSRYVNGYVLPSLERAKMFIQLFKSIYLRQAAESKIIKRENIIQITPLLSDTRLLSYIAKLISDEFSDTGVTKVLTKETDGIPLATLVGNELGVPVIVAKNKKELGIDNFIEAKQTYVSGVYTYIYVPKNLIRRGDKVLIVDDIIRSGSTIKALVSICREVRAEIAGIYSLVSIGNALENLRNEYPYPIKSLLIIK
- a CDS encoding aldo/keto reductase, with the translated sequence MEYKKFQKINEKISAIGLGTWQYSETWGMLDYNTAKSIIASAIENGVNLIDTAAVYGKGKSEEFIGKALKELNTRDDVFIATKIPGDFLNKDDVFRAVDKCLSRLQVDTIDLMQVHWPPLWHNFPTCGYMKALERLIELGKIRYIGLSDFPVELIEAARNCLSRHDVASIQVRYNAIERAAEINHIPYAERNGMMLLAWSPLAKGALTGKYTINDISKLNDLRSSDPIFSHENFKEVEKLISLLKKIGEKYNKTPSQVALNWLIIASTAVVPIPGAKSVQQLIENIGSSGWHLSYNEWREIDEVSKNLRITYVTW
- the guaB gene encoding IMP dehydrogenase; its protein translation is MVVIRGEGLTFDDVLLLPRSSLIRSRREVDISSRLTKRIKINVPIVSSPMDTVTESRLAIAMAREGAIGVIHRFMPIEDQVREVLKVKRSEGIIIEKPYVISPDNTIDDVRKMMEKYKVSGLLVVDESNHLLGIITSRDIIFEKSSKKVSEVMTPRKHLVTARPDVTIDEAKEILKSHKIEKLPLVDEKNILRGLITMRDIVSMEKFPYASKDKKGRLMVGAAVGLKDYLERTKRLLDAEVDFIIIDVANGYTQSVTEAIKKIKSNFDIDVVAGNVATAEGAELLVSAEADAIRVGIGSGSACITRLVAGVGVPQISAIMECAQVASKYDVPIISDGGIRKPGDIVKALAAGASTVMIGNLLAGTEESPGVTIIRENRKYKIFRGMASHGAYLSKLEREGIFEEEEVEAYVSEGVEGLVEYRGTVSEVLKQLVGGLRSGMSYLGAKNIKELQNNAMFIKITDAGIREGGVHDMLPF
- a CDS encoding 4a-hydroxytetrahydrobiopterin dehydratase, producing MVIKVTLKRSEIELRLAKLENWKLRGRRIVRTVRFKTFLDAINFINRVAIIAEHKNHHPDLRISYNRVTVSLITHDVKGITDLDFQLAEIINKIIDNFKGKV
- a CDS encoding HAD-IA family hydrolase; translated protein: MRFEYFVTDLDGTLVKLNINWEALRSVVRKLLNTDHPLKPLATSIPIAAKGNHELIKKAFDYIKNVELRASSDVMRDEVLIDFFKWLKLNGVRIGLVTLQAMEPATLALYKLGVLKFFSVIITREHDLRRINQLSLALRELNADAKKTIFVGDTQWDVEAGKMLGCYTVSVNQSIPGADYYVKNIPELKQFFKPYL
- a CDS encoding sulfite exporter TauE/SafE family protein encodes the protein MDIVIIVSLIFFGLVAGVIGGFLGTGGCVIMLPALYFLYNYSLPVAIGTTIVAVIITASSGSIAHIKIKNVDYKTALVVAVSGGIGAIVGSVIFQYLITQLPLLKLILGLAFLYVSIRMIYEGVFRRKTTEKVGNIIPGTTLAKSLLGFFIGVLTGVIGLGGGYALVPSFIYLLGSPVKIAVGTSLTSFISMAVISGSFKIYQGVTDIVAALSLGTGTAIGAQIGARLVPKVPAWFIKTIFGAVFLYVSLKFILEILGIRI